One window from the genome of Rhodopseudomonas sp. P2A-2r encodes:
- a CDS encoding DUF2007 domain-containing protein, with translation MRELVRTNDVVLVSAVGSLLDGANIHHLVLDQNMSILEGSVGVIPRRILVHQDDLGEARQVLTDAGLAHELRADD, from the coding sequence GTGCGCGAACTGGTGCGAACCAACGATGTGGTGCTGGTTTCGGCGGTCGGGTCGCTGCTCGATGGTGCCAATATCCACCATCTGGTGCTGGACCAGAACATGAGCATCCTCGAAGGCTCGGTGGGCGTGATCCCGCGGCGGATTCTGGTCCACCAGGACGACCTCGGCGAAGCGCGCCAGGTGCTGACCGATGCCGGGCTCGCCCACGAGTTGCGGGCTGATGACTGA
- a CDS encoding tRNA1(Val) (adenine(37)-N6)-methyltransferase yields the protein MTDLPAETTDDAFLGGRLRLRQLRSGHRAGHDAMLLAAATAAQPGQAVVDFGAGVGAAGLAVARRVDGISLRLVEIDPVLVQLARDNAAANGLGAEVVTLDIGAGAAAFAAAGLGPDSADVVLMNPPFHDAARHRGSPDGARQIAHVATATTLQAWVHAARRVLKSGGALTLIWRADGLAEVLAELQRGFGSIKVLAVHSAPAEPAIRIIVAAVKGGRAPLSIVPAVALRDASGAPDPHIRNVLDGTAALRL from the coding sequence ATGACTGATCTGCCGGCGGAGACCACCGACGACGCCTTTCTCGGCGGCAGGTTGCGGCTGCGGCAGCTGCGGTCCGGCCACCGCGCCGGCCATGACGCCATGCTGCTGGCCGCTGCCACCGCGGCGCAGCCTGGCCAGGCGGTGGTGGATTTCGGCGCCGGCGTCGGCGCGGCCGGGCTGGCGGTGGCGCGGCGCGTGGACGGTATTTCGTTGCGGCTGGTGGAAATCGACCCGGTGCTGGTGCAGCTGGCGCGCGATAATGCCGCGGCCAATGGCCTCGGCGCCGAGGTGGTCACGCTGGATATCGGCGCGGGTGCCGCGGCTTTTGCCGCCGCCGGACTTGGGCCGGACAGCGCCGACGTGGTGCTGATGAATCCGCCATTCCACGATGCCGCCCGGCACCGCGGCTCCCCGGATGGGGCGCGCCAGATCGCCCATGTCGCGACGGCGACCACGCTGCAGGCGTGGGTGCATGCGGCGCGGCGCGTGCTGAAATCCGGCGGCGCGCTGACATTGATCTGGCGCGCCGACGGCCTGGCCGAGGTGCTGGCGGAGCTGCAGCGCGGCTTCGGCAGCATCAAGGTTCTGGCGGTGCACAGCGCTCCCGCGGAACCCGCGATCCGCATCATCGTGGCGGCCGTGAAGGGCGGGCGGGCGCCGCTGAGCATCGTGCCGGCGGTCGCGCTCAGGGATGCATCCGGCGCGCCGGATCCCCATATTCGGAATGTGCTGGACGGAACGGCGGCGCTGCGGTTGTGA
- a CDS encoding S49 family peptidase: MKSLMDMIPARFRRSTAVVPVVRLSGVIGAATPLRPGLSLSGVAKLLDKAFATKNAKAVALLINSPGGSPVQSRQIFLRIRQLAAEKKLPVLAFVEDVAASGGYMIACAADEIFVDPSSIVGSIGVVGGTFGFQELIRKIGIERRLYTAGERKATLDPFLPENPDDVARIKALQREIHTIFIALVKGSRGARLTGADDVLFSGEYWAGESGIALGLADAVGDLRSTLRARFGDKVDMPVIAPPTGLLAGLLGRKSGAGVELALDGLGGLPEQLISALETRVIWAKYGF; encoded by the coding sequence ATGAAAAGCCTTATGGACATGATCCCCGCGCGGTTCCGCCGCAGCACCGCCGTGGTTCCGGTCGTGCGGCTGTCCGGCGTGATCGGCGCGGCGACGCCGCTGCGGCCGGGCCTGTCGCTGTCGGGTGTCGCGAAGCTGCTGGACAAGGCCTTCGCGACCAAGAACGCGAAGGCGGTGGCGCTGCTGATCAATTCGCCCGGCGGCTCGCCGGTGCAGTCGCGGCAGATCTTTTTGCGCATCCGGCAATTGGCCGCCGAGAAGAAGCTGCCGGTGCTGGCGTTCGTCGAAGACGTCGCGGCATCGGGCGGTTACATGATCGCCTGCGCGGCCGACGAGATTTTTGTCGATCCGTCGTCGATCGTCGGTTCCATCGGCGTGGTCGGCGGCACCTTCGGTTTCCAGGAGTTGATCAGGAAGATCGGCATCGAACGACGGCTCTACACGGCCGGCGAGCGCAAGGCGACGCTCGATCCGTTCCTGCCGGAAAATCCCGACGACGTCGCGCGCATCAAGGCGCTGCAGCGTGAGATCCACACCATCTTCATCGCGCTGGTGAAGGGCAGCCGCGGCGCCCGCCTGACGGGCGCCGACGACGTGCTGTTTTCCGGCGAATACTGGGCCGGCGAATCCGGCATCGCGCTGGGGCTGGCTGACGCCGTCGGCGACCTCCGGTCGACATTGCGGGCGCGCTTTGGCGACAAGGTGGACATGCCGGTGATCGCGCCGCCGACCGGACTGCTGGCCGGGCTCCTGGGCCGCAAGTCCGGTGCCGGGGTTGAACTGGCGCTGGATGGCCTTGGCGGGCTGCCGGAGCAGCTGATTTCGGCGCTGGAAACCCGGGTGATCTGGGCCAAATACGGCTTTTAG
- a CDS encoding glycine--tRNA ligase subunit alpha, with protein MDSIPPHMRPERSFQGLILTLQRYWADYGCVILQPYDMEVGAGTFHPATTLRALGPRPWKAAYVQPSRRPKDGRYGENPNRLQHYYQFQVIIKPSPPDLQDLYLKSLKAIGIDTALHDIRFVEDDWESPTLGAWGLGWECWCDGMEVSQFTYFQQVAGVECSPVAGELTYGLERLACYLQGVDSIMELNFNGRDGADKVTYGDVFLQAEKEYSRHNFEHSDADMLFEQFRMAEGACQKYLAAGWKDGKREAHLMAQPAYDQCIKASHVFNLLDARGVISVTERQSYIGRVRDLAKACGEAWMATEAGGALSSPSLEGRVDASEARIGVG; from the coding sequence ATGGACTCCATCCCACCGCATATGCGCCCGGAACGCTCGTTCCAGGGCCTGATCCTGACCCTGCAGCGCTATTGGGCGGATTACGGCTGCGTCATCCTGCAGCCTTACGACATGGAGGTCGGTGCCGGCACGTTCCACCCCGCCACCACGCTGCGGGCGCTCGGGCCGAGGCCGTGGAAGGCCGCCTATGTGCAGCCGTCGCGCCGGCCCAAGGACGGCCGCTACGGCGAGAACCCCAACCGGCTGCAGCACTATTACCAGTTCCAGGTGATCATCAAGCCGTCGCCGCCGGACCTGCAGGACCTCTATCTGAAGTCGCTGAAGGCGATCGGCATCGACACCGCGCTGCACGATATCCGCTTCGTCGAGGACGACTGGGAGAGCCCGACTCTGGGCGCCTGGGGGCTCGGCTGGGAATGCTGGTGCGACGGCATGGAAGTCAGCCAGTTCACCTATTTCCAGCAGGTCGCGGGGGTCGAATGCTCGCCGGTGGCCGGCGAACTGACCTACGGCCTGGAGCGTCTCGCCTGCTATCTGCAGGGCGTCGACAGCATCATGGAGCTCAACTTCAACGGCCGCGACGGCGCCGACAAGGTGACCTATGGCGACGTCTTCCTGCAGGCCGAGAAGGAATATTCCCGGCACAATTTCGAACACTCCGACGCCGACATGCTGTTCGAGCAGTTCAGGATGGCCGAGGGCGCCTGCCAGAAATATCTCGCCGCCGGCTGGAAGGACGGCAAGCGCGAGGCGCACCTGATGGCGCAGCCGGCCTACGACCAGTGCATCAAGGCCAGCCACGTCTTCAACCTGCTCGACGCCCGCGGCGTCATTTCGGTCACCGAACGCCAAAGCTACATCGGCCGCGTCCGCGACCTCGCCAAAGCCTGCGGCGAAGCCTGGATGGCAACGGAAGCGGGCGGGGCTCTTTCTTCACCCTCCCTTGAGGGGAGGGTCGATGCGAGCGAAGCTCGCATCGGGGTGGGGTGA
- the glyS gene encoding glycine--tRNA ligase subunit beta, producing MPDLLLELFSEEIPARMQAKAAEDLRRMVTDRLVAEGLVYEGAKAFATPRRLALTVHGIPARQSDLKQERKGPRVGGAEAAIAGFLKATGLNSLDEAKIQRDPKGDFYIALTEKPGKPTLDVLAEILPLIIRTFPWPKSMRWGERSARPSALQWVRPLHSIVATFGIDTEEPEVVPFTLDGVTTGQTTRGHRFMAPAEFPVRRFDDYVTKLQDANVVLDPERRREIILADARTLCGAQNFELVEDPGLLEEVAGLVEWPVVLMGSFDEAFLAIPDEMIRATIRTNQKCFVVRDPATGRLVNRFILTANIEASDDGAEIRAGNERVIRARLSDAKFFYDTDLKTRLEDRLPKFENIVFHEKLGSQAERIKRIVRLAAEIAPLVGADVELTKRAAELAKADLLTEAVGEFPELQGLMGKYYALAQGEDAAVAAASEEHWKPLGPTDGLPESPVSVAVALADKFDTLLCFWAIVEEPSGSKDPFALRRAALGAVRFILLGFKLNLTSLFLDHLDQTVTYTADVHPARNAVDISMMFQNFKMMTIHRAIDRPVTDEKIAALINSLKPEFKKHLIARSERLLSYFAQRLEGQLREQGARHDLVDAVFSLGGQDDLLMVVRRVEALAKFLDTDDGKTLRAGVKRASNILGIEEKKDKRLYDGAPEAALYRLDEEKALAKAIAEVGPEASAAVAKEDFAGAMTAMAKLRPAVDAFFDKVKVNDDDAAVRENRLKLLNEIRAATRAVADFSKIQD from the coding sequence ATGCCCGATCTCCTTCTCGAACTGTTTTCCGAAGAAATTCCCGCCCGCATGCAGGCCAAGGCGGCGGAGGATCTGCGTCGCATGGTCACCGATCGGCTGGTCGCCGAGGGACTGGTCTATGAGGGCGCCAAGGCGTTTGCGACGCCGCGGCGGCTGGCGCTGACGGTGCATGGGATTCCCGCGCGTCAGTCGGATCTGAAACAGGAGCGCAAGGGGCCGCGGGTCGGCGGCGCGGAAGCGGCGATCGCCGGCTTCCTGAAGGCCACCGGGCTGAATTCGCTCGACGAGGCCAAGATCCAGCGCGACCCCAAGGGCGATTTCTACATCGCGCTGACCGAGAAGCCGGGCAAGCCGACGCTCGACGTGCTCGCCGAAATCCTGCCGCTGATCATCCGCACCTTCCCGTGGCCGAAGTCGATGCGCTGGGGCGAGCGTTCGGCGCGGCCGAGCGCGCTGCAATGGGTGCGGCCGCTGCATTCCATCGTCGCCACCTTCGGCATCGATACCGAAGAGCCCGAGGTGGTGCCGTTCACGCTGGACGGCGTCACGACAGGGCAGACCACGCGCGGCCATCGCTTCATGGCGCCCGCTGAATTCCCGGTGCGCCGCTTCGACGACTACGTGACCAAACTGCAGGACGCGAACGTGGTGCTCGATCCCGAGCGCCGCCGCGAGATCATTCTGGCAGATGCGCGCACGCTGTGCGGCGCGCAGAATTTCGAGCTGGTGGAAGATCCCGGCTTGCTCGAGGAAGTCGCCGGCCTGGTCGAATGGCCGGTGGTGCTGATGGGCTCGTTCGACGAAGCCTTCCTCGCCATTCCCGACGAGATGATCCGCGCCACCATCCGCACCAACCAGAAGTGCTTCGTGGTGCGCGACCCCGCCACCGGCCGTCTCGTCAACCGCTTCATCCTCACCGCCAATATCGAGGCCTCCGACGACGGCGCAGAAATCCGCGCCGGCAACGAGCGGGTGATCCGCGCGCGGCTGTCGGATGCAAAGTTCTTCTACGACACTGACCTGAAAACCAGACTGGAAGACCGGCTGCCGAAATTCGAGAACATCGTGTTCCACGAAAAGCTCGGCAGCCAGGCGGAGCGCATCAAGCGCATCGTGCGGCTCGCCGCCGAGATCGCGCCGCTGGTCGGCGCCGATGTGGAGCTAACCAAGCGCGCGGCAGAGCTGGCGAAGGCTGACCTGCTGACCGAGGCGGTCGGCGAATTTCCCGAGCTGCAGGGTCTGATGGGCAAGTACTACGCGCTGGCGCAGGGCGAAGATGCCGCCGTCGCTGCGGCGAGCGAGGAGCACTGGAAGCCTCTAGGACCAACAGACGGTTTACCCGAAAGCCCGGTGAGTGTTGCGGTCGCATTGGCGGACAAGTTTGATACTCTGCTCTGCTTCTGGGCAATAGTTGAAGAGCCTTCAGGCTCTAAGGACCCATTTGCTCTGCGTCGCGCTGCACTGGGTGCCGTTCGTTTCATCCTGCTTGGCTTTAAGTTAAATCTTACTTCGCTGTTTTTGGATCATCTTGATCAAACTGTCACCTATACCGCAGACGTGCACCCGGCAAGAAATGCTGTAGACATCTCGATGATGTTTCAGAATTTTAAGATGATGACCATCCACAGGGCGATCGACAGGCCCGTTACGGACGAAAAAATTGCTGCTTTAATAAACTCTCTCAAGCCTGAGTTTAAGAAGCATTTGATCGCTCGCTCCGAGCGCCTTCTTTCCTATTTTGCACAGCGGCTAGAAGGCCAGCTGCGTGAGCAGGGCGCGCGTCACGATCTCGTCGATGCCGTCTTCTCGCTCGGCGGCCAGGACGATCTGCTGATGGTGGTCCGTCGCGTCGAGGCTCTCGCAAAATTCCTCGATACCGACGACGGCAAGACTCTGCGCGCCGGTGTGAAGCGTGCGTCCAATATCCTCGGCATTGAGGAGAAGAAGGACAAGCGCCTCTATGATGGCGCGCCGGAGGCTGCGCTGTACCGGCTCGACGAGGAGAAGGCGCTGGCCAAGGCGATTGCCGAGGTCGGGCCGGAAGCCAGTGCCGCCGTGGCCAAGGAAGATTTTGCCGGCGCCATGACGGCGATGGCCAAGCTGCGCCCGGCGGTGGATGCGTTCTTCGACAAGGTCAAGGTCAACGACGACGACGCGGCCGTGCGCGAAAATCGCTTAAAATTGCTCAACGAGATTCGCGCCGCCACGCGCGCGGTGGCGGATTTCTCCAAGATCCAGGATTGA
- a CDS encoding ABC transporter substrate-binding protein, which yields MKLRSLILAVLAFVVLAPVQGARAADVICYNCPPEWADWGTMLKAVKTDLGYDIPTDNKNSGQALAQIIAEKANPVGDIGYFGVTFGMKAKAQDALEPYKPAHWDQVDAGLKDPDGYWTTIHSGTLGLFVNKDALGGKPVPKCWADLLKPDYKGMVGYLDPSSAAVGYVGAVAINLALGGTADNFEPGLKFFKDLKKNDPIVPKQTSYARVVSGEMPILLDYDFNAYRAKYSEKGNFDFVIPCEGSVVFPYVVGLVKNAPDKDKAKKVMDYLLSDKGQAIWTNAYLRPARKIELPEAVKAKFLPDSDYARAKSVDWGKMELVQKAFTDRYLAEVR from the coding sequence ATGAAGCTTCGTTCCTTGATCCTGGCCGTGCTGGCCTTTGTGGTGCTTGCACCGGTGCAGGGCGCCCGCGCTGCCGACGTGATCTGCTACAATTGTCCGCCGGAATGGGCCGATTGGGGCACCATGCTCAAGGCGGTCAAGACCGACCTCGGCTACGACATTCCCACCGACAACAAGAATTCCGGTCAGGCGCTGGCGCAGATCATCGCCGAGAAGGCCAATCCGGTCGGCGACATCGGCTATTTCGGCGTCACCTTCGGCATGAAGGCCAAGGCGCAGGACGCGCTCGAGCCCTACAAGCCGGCCCATTGGGACCAGGTCGATGCCGGCCTGAAAGATCCTGACGGCTACTGGACCACGATCCATTCCGGCACCCTCGGCCTGTTCGTCAACAAGGATGCGCTGGGCGGCAAGCCGGTGCCGAAGTGCTGGGCCGATCTGTTGAAGCCCGACTACAAGGGCATGGTCGGCTATCTCGATCCGTCCTCGGCCGCGGTCGGCTATGTCGGCGCCGTCGCCATCAACCTCGCGCTCGGCGGCACTGCCGACAATTTCGAGCCCGGCCTGAAGTTCTTCAAGGACCTCAAGAAGAACGATCCGATCGTGCCGAAGCAGACGTCCTACGCCCGCGTCGTGTCCGGCGAAATGCCGATCCTGCTCGACTACGACTTCAACGCCTACCGCGCCAAATATTCCGAGAAGGGCAATTTCGATTTCGTGATTCCCTGCGAAGGCTCGGTGGTGTTTCCCTACGTCGTCGGCCTCGTGAAGAACGCGCCGGACAAGGACAAGGCCAAGAAGGTCATGGACTATCTGCTGTCCGACAAGGGCCAGGCGATCTGGACCAACGCCTATCTCCGCCCGGCCCGCAAGATCGAGTTGCCGGAAGCGGTGAAAGCCAAATTCCTGCCCGACAGCGACTACGCCCGCGCCAAGAGCGTGGACTGGGGCAAGATGGAGCTGGTGCAGAAGGCGTTTACGGACCGCTATCTCGCCGAAGTTCGCTAA
- a CDS encoding ABC transporter permease: MSHKSFIWLCLLPLVVVTAAFFLLPMAQLLVVGASGPRGLSAYLAILTEPRYRATLINTVVLSAATTFATLAIATVAGLFLQRHRFPGRAILIAMLTFPLAFPGVVIGFLIILLAGRQGLIGAISQAMSGDKIVFAYSIFGLFLGYLYFSIPRVILTIMAAVQKLDRGLEEAARSLGASPWEVQRDVVLPALGPAFVASGAIAFATAMGAFGTAFTLATNIDVLPMLIYTEFTLAANFSISAALSIGLGVIAWAILALARSFSGGTVAAAG, from the coding sequence ATGTCGCATAAATCCTTCATCTGGCTTTGCCTGCTGCCGCTTGTGGTGGTGACGGCCGCCTTCTTCCTGCTGCCGATGGCGCAGTTGCTGGTGGTCGGCGCGTCGGGCCCACGCGGGTTGTCGGCCTATCTCGCGATCCTCACCGAGCCGCGCTACCGCGCCACTTTGATCAACACCGTGGTGTTGTCGGCGGCGACAACCTTCGCGACGCTGGCGATTGCCACCGTTGCCGGGCTGTTCCTGCAGCGCCACCGCTTTCCCGGCCGCGCAATTCTGATCGCCATGCTGACCTTTCCGCTGGCGTTTCCCGGCGTGGTGATCGGCTTCCTGATCATTCTTCTCGCCGGCCGCCAGGGCCTCATCGGCGCGATCTCGCAGGCCATGAGCGGCGACAAGATCGTGTTCGCCTATTCGATCTTCGGCCTGTTTCTCGGCTATCTGTATTTCTCGATCCCGCGCGTGATCCTGACCATCATGGCGGCGGTGCAGAAGCTCGATCGCGGGCTGGAGGAAGCGGCGCGCTCGCTCGGCGCGAGCCCGTGGGAAGTGCAGCGCGATGTGGTGCTGCCGGCGCTCGGGCCTGCCTTCGTCGCGTCCGGCGCCATTGCCTTTGCCACAGCGATGGGCGCCTTCGGCACCGCGTTCACGCTGGCCACCAACATCGATGTGCTGCCGATGCTGATCTATACCGAGTTCACGCTGGCCGCGAATTTCTCGATCTCCGCGGCGCTGTCGATCGGCCTCGGCGTGATCGCCTGGGCGATCCTGGCGCTGGCGCGCTCCTTCAGCGGCGGCACCGTCGCGGCGGCGGGGTAG
- a CDS encoding ABC transporter permease, translated as MRDRLIFAGQLGFTLLVAAFLVVPVVLSISAGITVNYFRGISSGVTLQWVAQVWDLYAGEIGLSFLIAFATLIVTLAIGVPSAYALHVRGGKLSRIVEEVITLPLAIPGLAIALALLLTYGGFSGFRRSWAFILAGHVVFCMPFMVRSVMAVFSTIDIKTLDEGAASLGASPWRRFGNVIVPNAMPGIIAGSLMVVTLSLGEFNLTWMLHTPLTKTLPVGLADAYASMRLEVASAYTLIFFVMIVPLLVAMQMLADKGQKT; from the coding sequence ATGCGCGATCGCCTGATCTTCGCCGGCCAGCTCGGTTTCACCCTTCTCGTCGCCGCGTTCCTCGTGGTGCCCGTGGTGCTGTCGATCTCGGCCGGCATCACCGTGAACTACTTTCGCGGCATTTCCTCCGGCGTCACCTTGCAATGGGTGGCGCAGGTCTGGGATCTCTATGCCGGCGAAATCGGCCTGTCGTTCCTGATCGCCTTCGCCACCTTGATCGTAACGCTCGCTATTGGCGTGCCGTCGGCCTATGCGCTGCATGTGCGCGGCGGAAAACTGTCGCGCATCGTCGAGGAAGTGATCACGCTGCCGCTGGCGATTCCCGGCCTCGCCATCGCGCTGGCGCTGCTGCTCACCTATGGCGGCTTCAGCGGCTTTCGCCGCTCCTGGGCGTTCATCCTCGCCGGCCATGTGGTGTTCTGCATGCCGTTCATGGTGCGCTCGGTGATGGCGGTGTTCTCGACCATCGATATCAAGACGCTCGACGAGGGCGCGGCCTCCTTGGGCGCTTCGCCGTGGCGGCGCTTCGGCAATGTCATCGTGCCCAATGCGATGCCCGGCATCATCGCGGGATCGCTGATGGTGGTGACGCTGTCGCTCGGCGAATTCAATCTCACCTGGATGCTGCACACGCCGCTAACCAAGACATTGCCGGTCGGGCTCGCCGATGCCTATGCCTCGATGCGGCTGGAAGTGGCCTCCGCCTATACGCTGATCTTCTTCGTCATGATTGTCCCTTTGCTGGTGGCGATGCAGATGCTGGCTGACAAGGGACAAAAGACATGA
- a CDS encoding ABC transporter ATP-binding protein, with product MTTTASHGAAVHIENCGKTFADGTQALAPASLDIISGETLVLLGPSGCGKTTMLRIIAGLETPDQGGRVLFDTTDMTSVPIEQRHVGMVFQSYALFPNMSVADNIGYGLKIRGVAKAARDQRIAEMVALTNLTGLQDRRIDQLSGGQRQRVALARAVAIRPRVLLLDEPLTALDASLRDRLRGELNRLLRSLGITAIYVTHDQAEAMELGDRIVVMRKGAIAQIGTPREIYFAPQSRFVAEFVGAANIIEAPVAEGHLVLPGGRLEVATAADAAVATAAVTTAMIRPETIAIVDAANASLCGVIDSISFIGDKQRMVVTGAADKPLTIDAPNTVSVKTGDRVGLSIAPAAVRLLPGDA from the coding sequence ATGACGACCACAGCATCGCACGGCGCCGCCGTGCATATCGAAAACTGCGGCAAGACCTTTGCCGATGGCACGCAGGCCTTGGCGCCCGCCTCGCTCGACATCATCAGCGGCGAGACGCTGGTGCTGCTTGGTCCTAGCGGCTGCGGCAAGACCACGATGCTGCGCATCATCGCCGGGCTGGAAACGCCGGACCAAGGTGGTCGCGTGTTGTTCGACACGACGGACATGACATCGGTGCCGATCGAGCAGCGCCATGTCGGCATGGTGTTCCAGTCCTACGCGCTGTTTCCCAACATGAGCGTCGCCGACAATATCGGCTACGGCCTCAAGATCCGCGGCGTGGCGAAGGCCGCGCGCGACCAGCGCATCGCCGAAATGGTGGCGCTGACCAATCTCACCGGGCTGCAGGACCGGCGCATCGATCAGCTCTCCGGCGGCCAGCGCCAGCGCGTCGCGCTGGCGCGTGCCGTGGCGATCCGCCCGCGCGTGCTGCTGCTCGACGAGCCCTTGACCGCGCTCGATGCGAGCTTGCGCGACCGGCTGCGGGGCGAACTAAACCGCTTGCTGCGCTCGCTGGGGATCACCGCGATCTATGTGACGCACGATCAGGCGGAAGCCATGGAGCTCGGCGACCGCATCGTGGTGATGCGCAAGGGCGCGATCGCGCAGATCGGCACGCCGCGCGAGATCTACTTCGCGCCGCAGAGCCGGTTCGTGGCGGAGTTCGTCGGCGCCGCCAATATCATCGAGGCGCCGGTGGCCGAGGGGCATCTCGTGCTGCCGGGCGGACGCCTCGAGGTTGCGACCGCGGCCGATGCCGCGGTCGCAACTGCTGCGGTCACCACTGCCATGATCAGGCCGGAGACCATCGCCATCGTCGACGCCGCCAATGCATCGCTATGCGGCGTCATCGACAGCATCAGCTTCATCGGCGACAAGCAACGCATGGTCGTGACCGGCGCGGCCGACAAGCCGCTGACCATCGACGCGCCCAACACGGTCTCCGTGAAGACCGGCGACCGCGTCGGCCTGTCCATCGCGCCGGCTGCGGTGCGCCTGTTGCCCGGAGACGCGTGA
- a CDS encoding phosphodiesterase, translated as MMSKPILIAQISDLHIKAPGQLAYGKVDTAAALARCVAALNALQPRPDLVVISGDLADTPTPQEYDHLRRLLAPLEIPFIAIPGNHDARALMRAAFPEQAYASPDGALNQLHSVGGLDLVLLDSSVHGKPHGELEGATLQWLDETLASSSDRPALLFLHHPPFRTGIEHMDVQNLFNAADLAAIVRRHPRVQLVAAGHVHRATMTLFAGVPATICPAPNHAVDLDLDGRRAPSFKVEPPAFHLHVWFPGAGFGHVVTHQVPIGDFDGPHPFFGADGKLL; from the coding sequence GTGATGTCGAAACCGATCCTGATCGCGCAGATCTCCGACCTGCATATCAAGGCGCCCGGTCAACTGGCCTACGGCAAGGTCGATACCGCGGCGGCGCTGGCGCGTTGCGTGGCGGCGCTGAATGCCTTGCAGCCGCGGCCGGATCTGGTGGTGATCTCCGGCGACCTCGCGGATACGCCGACGCCGCAGGAATACGACCACCTCAGGCGATTGCTGGCGCCGCTCGAAATTCCCTTCATCGCGATTCCCGGCAATCACGATGCTCGCGCGCTGATGCGCGCGGCGTTTCCCGAACAGGCCTATGCATCGCCCGACGGCGCACTCAATCAGCTGCACAGCGTCGGCGGCCTCGATCTCGTGCTGCTGGACTCCAGCGTGCACGGCAAGCCGCACGGCGAGCTCGAGGGCGCCACGCTGCAATGGCTCGATGAGACGCTTGCATCGTCATCGGACAGGCCGGCGCTGCTGTTCCTGCATCATCCTCCATTCCGCACCGGCATCGAACACATGGACGTGCAGAACCTGTTCAATGCCGCCGATCTGGCCGCGATCGTCCGCCGACATCCGCGCGTGCAGCTGGTGGCTGCCGGGCACGTCCATCGGGCGACGATGACTTTGTTTGCCGGCGTCCCGGCTACGATCTGTCCGGCGCCCAATCACGCGGTGGATCTCGATCTCGACGGGCGGCGCGCGCCGTCGTTCAAAGTGGAGCCGCCTGCGTTTCACCTGCACGTCTGGTTTCCCGGCGCGGGATTCGGGCATGTGGTGACGCATCAGGTGCCGATCGGCGATTTCGACGGCCCGCATCCGTTCTTCGGCGCGGATGGCAAGTTGCTGTAG
- a CDS encoding DUF1045 domain-containing protein, with protein MTSYPRYAIYYAPPTRKPLARFGAALLGYDALSGNDVAFPKDAVAAAPDWHELTQDPRKYGFHATLKAPFALAPGTTEAELLAACADFARQPREIPVIKPAVHGISGFIAVVPAERSATLQALAQDCVEAFDAFRAPLSAEDRARRKPETLTPRQVEQLDRWGYPHVGEDFRFHMTLTGRMTDSRQRPILAMLRARFETLALTSVAIDRIALFKQDDAAARFRVIKQDALTAR; from the coding sequence ATGACTTCATATCCCCGCTACGCGATCTATTACGCCCCGCCCACCCGCAAACCGCTTGCCCGCTTCGGCGCTGCCCTGCTTGGCTATGATGCCCTGTCAGGCAACGACGTGGCCTTTCCGAAGGACGCCGTCGCGGCCGCGCCGGACTGGCACGAGCTGACGCAGGACCCGCGCAAATACGGTTTTCACGCCACGCTGAAGGCGCCGTTCGCGCTGGCGCCAGGCACCACCGAAGCGGAGCTTCTGGCCGCTTGCGCCGACTTCGCGCGGCAGCCGCGCGAGATTCCCGTGATCAAGCCGGCCGTCCATGGCATCAGCGGCTTCATCGCCGTGGTCCCGGCCGAGCGTTCGGCCACGCTGCAGGCGCTGGCGCAGGACTGCGTCGAGGCCTTCGACGCCTTCCGCGCGCCGCTGTCGGCCGAGGATCGTGCTCGCAGGAAGCCGGAAACGCTGACGCCGCGCCAGGTCGAACAGCTTGACCGCTGGGGCTATCCCCATGTCGGCGAGGATTTTCGCTTCCACATGACGCTGACCGGCCGCATGACCGATTCGCGGCAACGCCCGATCCTGGCCATGCTGCGCGCCCGCTTCGAGACGCTGGCCCTGACCTCAGTGGCGATCGATCGCATCGCGCTGTTTAAACAGGACGATGCAGCGGCGCGGTTTCGGGTCATCAAGCAGGATGCGCTGACGGCGCGGTAA